A genomic region of Homalodisca vitripennis isolate AUS2020 chromosome 5, UT_GWSS_2.1, whole genome shotgun sequence contains the following coding sequences:
- the LOC124363520 gene encoding uncharacterized protein LOC124363520, giving the protein MAAEQQENIKFAQFIEQFVCLYDHNNKSYSNRVVTDKAWQAVADEFKLTVKQCKEKWKNIRTVFRRHIFTKPVSGAGGSSKKEYYLADVLQYLVPILKGNPKKHWKQLTTTS; this is encoded by the exons ATGGCTGCTgaacaacaagaaaatattaaatttgcacaGTTTATTGaacagtttgtttgtttgtatgacCATAACAACAAATCATACAGTAACAGAGTGGTGACAGACAAAGCTTGGCAAGCTGTGGCAGATGAGTTTAAACTCACAG tgAAGCAATGCAaggaaaaatggaaaaatataaggACTGTATTTAGAAGACATATTTTCACAAAACCAGTGTCGGGAGCCGGAGGTTCTTCAAAAAAGGAATACTACTTGGCTGATGTGCTGCAATATCTTGTGCCTATTTTAAAAGGTAACCCTAAAAAACATTGGAAGCAACTTACCACCACCTCCTGA